The proteins below are encoded in one region of Planctopirus limnophila DSM 3776:
- a CDS encoding Mrp/NBP35 family ATP-binding protein, with the protein MADEQTWLSTLSRLKEPHLGRTLGELKLVRGVSLGSDKIIVSLDVPFPGFVKANALKEHVRSATQELAQGTPVEFDLELNIKGKNSGGSIGLSVKNVIAVGSGKGGVGKSTVAATLAYGLQELGANVGLMDADVYGPSVPHLVGVNEQPVALERTSPDGKKMMRIQPVLASGLPTISMGFFVQADQAVIWRGPMLHQAISQFLQQVDWGPLDYLIIDMPPGTGDVSLTLSQLLGLAGAVVVCSPQQVALLDAVKAVSMFRQVKIPVLGMVENMSGEIFGRGGAQAKAAELGIPFLGELPMDAGIRVAGDAGEIARLVREENPSRDALLTICENVAEQVAKSLLSAPSMPTLEIL; encoded by the coding sequence ATGGCTGATGAACAGACCTGGCTTTCGACACTTTCACGTTTAAAAGAACCTCACCTCGGGCGAACTCTTGGCGAATTGAAGCTCGTTCGCGGAGTCTCGCTGGGGAGCGACAAAATTATTGTCTCGCTCGATGTCCCTTTCCCTGGCTTTGTCAAAGCCAACGCCCTCAAGGAACATGTTCGCAGTGCCACCCAGGAACTGGCCCAGGGCACCCCCGTTGAGTTCGATCTGGAATTGAACATCAAGGGGAAAAACTCGGGGGGATCGATTGGTCTGAGTGTGAAAAACGTGATTGCCGTCGGCAGTGGGAAAGGTGGTGTTGGTAAGAGCACCGTTGCTGCCACGTTGGCTTATGGCCTGCAGGAACTGGGTGCCAATGTCGGGTTGATGGATGCCGACGTGTATGGCCCGAGTGTGCCGCATCTGGTCGGAGTGAATGAGCAACCTGTCGCTCTGGAAAGAACATCGCCTGACGGCAAGAAGATGATGCGGATCCAGCCCGTGCTGGCTAGTGGGTTACCTACGATTTCCATGGGCTTTTTTGTCCAGGCCGATCAGGCGGTCATCTGGCGCGGGCCGATGCTGCATCAGGCGATTTCCCAGTTTTTGCAGCAGGTCGACTGGGGCCCGCTCGACTATCTGATTATCGACATGCCTCCAGGAACCGGCGACGTCTCATTAACGCTATCGCAACTTTTAGGCTTGGCGGGTGCGGTGGTTGTCTGCAGTCCTCAGCAGGTGGCACTTCTGGATGCCGTGAAGGCTGTGAGTATGTTCCGGCAGGTGAAGATCCCCGTCCTGGGGATGGTAGAGAACATGTCGGGTGAGATTTTTGGGCGCGGCGGTGCTCAGGCCAAAGCTGCTGAACTTGGCATTCCCTTTCTGGGTGAATTACCCATGGATGCCGGGATTCGAGTCGCTGGGGATGCCGGTGAAATCGCCCGCCTTGTCCGGGAAGAGAATCCTTCGCGGGATGCCCTGCTGACCATCTGCGAAAATGTGGCTGAGCAGGTTGCCAAAAGCCTCCTCAGTGCTCCATCGATGCCGACACTGGAAATCCTCTAG
- a CDS encoding sugar phosphate isomerase/epimerase family protein, translated as MKYGMNMLLWTSDVNEEHFPLLEQLKTIGYDGVELPIFDMDVARFEKVGKELSRLELGRTAVTICTDTENPISPDAAIRAAALARLKKAIDCCAAAGVSHLCGPIHSAIGSFSGQGATPDEWNWAKETLSKAADYAQQNKVTLVCEYLNRFECYFLTCAADDARFCREVNHPNLKMMYDTFHANIEEKDLAAAMKGCWDQVVHVHISENDRSTPGEGHVDFDTTFNMLKELKYDGWLMVEAFGLALPAIAAATKIWRRMFPDETYLATNALKFMKQGMA; from the coding sequence ATGAAGTACGGCATGAACATGCTCCTGTGGACTTCCGATGTAAACGAAGAGCACTTTCCTTTGCTCGAGCAACTGAAGACGATCGGCTACGACGGCGTCGAATTGCCGATTTTCGATATGGATGTCGCCCGCTTCGAAAAAGTGGGCAAAGAACTTTCCCGCCTCGAACTGGGGCGGACTGCCGTCACGATCTGTACCGACACCGAGAACCCGATTTCACCCGATGCGGCAATTCGTGCAGCGGCATTGGCTCGTTTGAAGAAGGCCATTGATTGCTGTGCCGCCGCCGGGGTTTCTCATTTGTGCGGGCCTATTCACTCAGCCATTGGTTCTTTCAGTGGCCAGGGCGCTACTCCTGACGAATGGAACTGGGCCAAGGAAACCCTCTCCAAAGCGGCTGATTACGCTCAGCAGAACAAAGTCACTTTGGTTTGCGAATACCTCAATCGTTTTGAGTGCTACTTCCTCACCTGTGCTGCCGATGATGCCCGCTTCTGTCGCGAAGTTAATCATCCAAATCTGAAGATGATGTATGACACCTTCCACGCCAACATTGAAGAAAAAGATCTGGCAGCCGCCATGAAGGGGTGCTGGGATCAGGTCGTTCACGTTCACATTTCTGAAAACGATCGCTCGACCCCGGGTGAAGGTCACGTCGATTTTGACACCACCTTCAATATGCTCAAGGAACTCAAGTACGACGGCTGGCTGATGGTCGAAGCTTTTGGCCTGGCACTTCCGGCGATTGCGGCCGCCACCAAAATCTGGCGCCGCATGTTCCCCGATGAAACCTATCTCGCGACCAATGCCCTCAAGTTCATGAAGCAAGGGATGGCGTAA
- a CDS encoding DUF1559 family PulG-like putative transporter: MLISILMHLILLGLAVVIVVAPFRSQKNEPARYRDLWWWLAVSVIPLFILPFLSFYPLENHFFAYALAFFCLVMGILGAMSTIWRTESQRPRARPVGAVIATSILSLLFAALFLPAMTPAREAAVRQECRNHLKLIGLAIHRHYNALRVFPMASSGQGELAVSWRVTLEPYLDAHQIDPKYSDQFAWNAEPNWAFSKRRRPVYECPAAGYRRADPKDGFGLTDYVVLVGDETAFPQGKMLLIQNIEDGLSNTAFVVEAIDTGIRWAEPKDLDVNQVELVVKSSNTNQQATHPIMSSAHSHGSHILLGDGSVRFISSQISPEILRMLTTASAGDVIRDE, encoded by the coding sequence ATGCTTATCTCTATATTGATGCACCTGATTCTGCTGGGCTTGGCAGTCGTGATTGTGGTGGCACCGTTTCGCAGTCAGAAGAATGAACCCGCACGCTATCGTGATCTCTGGTGGTGGCTGGCAGTTTCCGTGATCCCCTTGTTCATTCTGCCATTCCTTTCGTTTTATCCACTGGAGAATCACTTCTTCGCATATGCGCTGGCATTCTTTTGTCTGGTCATGGGAATTCTGGGGGCGATGTCAACGATCTGGCGTACAGAATCGCAACGGCCACGGGCACGTCCTGTGGGTGCGGTGATTGCCACATCCATTCTTTCACTGCTCTTTGCAGCTCTTTTCCTCCCCGCGATGACACCCGCTCGCGAAGCTGCCGTACGTCAAGAATGCCGAAACCATTTGAAGTTGATTGGTCTCGCAATCCACAGGCACTATAACGCACTTCGTGTTTTCCCCATGGCCAGTTCGGGGCAGGGAGAACTGGCCGTGAGCTGGCGAGTGACTTTAGAGCCTTACCTGGATGCTCATCAAATCGATCCGAAATACAGCGATCAATTCGCCTGGAATGCCGAACCCAATTGGGCATTCAGTAAACGCCGAAGGCCTGTCTATGAATGCCCTGCGGCTGGTTATAGGCGGGCCGATCCCAAGGATGGCTTTGGCCTCACAGACTACGTGGTCCTCGTGGGAGACGAGACCGCTTTTCCACAGGGCAAAATGCTTTTGATCCAGAATATCGAAGATGGACTTAGCAATACGGCTTTTGTGGTCGAGGCAATCGACACGGGTATTCGCTGGGCAGAACCTAAAGACCTTGATGTGAATCAGGTGGAATTGGTTGTCAAAAGCTCAAATACAAACCAGCAGGCCACTCATCCGATCATGTCTTCAGCCCATAGCCACGGGTCGCATATCCTCTTAGGTGACGGCAGCGTTCGATTCATCTCATCACAAATTTCACCCGAGATACTGAGAATGCTAACAACAGCAAGTGCTGGTGATGTCATCAGGGACGAATAG